In Mercurialis annua linkage group LG5, ddMerAnnu1.2, whole genome shotgun sequence, a single genomic region encodes these proteins:
- the LOC126681350 gene encoding uncharacterized protein LOC126681350, whose translation MEIIQVLMQHDGQWTEDGKYINFKITGILLEIDCTFESFIELVYQHLQIQETDTQLDIQYLVSDDYPPIKIKDEGSLRFYIQLKRSEMNFTKYPICIILNKPIRFLESSSSAAANDSILVQEDDMTYLDEQFFKEKEMSCSNLDMIEYANLLCDLQEDLPETDFNEDYIAINQTNHKLEEGGIFTDKESVISEMSLYGISDHFQYKVQKSCKRQYRLRCVDESCEWKFYASRVGNTKMFQVRKYNNVHTCSLEMRMGDQKYVSSKTIAKIIKSQLLDIKTIYTPNDIIRDMRKDYSIKLDYWKAWKCRQIALELLRGKPEDSYGVLPRYLHMIMQTNPGSFVSYKTDVDDTFLYAFMSLKASISGWNHCIPIMIVDATFLKGPYGGTLFSASTLDAAGKIFPLAFSITDSENDESWNWFFTHIKNVFGVREEMCIISDRHQSIKNAIESVFAGEVQHDICIYHLLKNMKSKFRRNRKTIKDLFKAAARAYTKEEFNTHMAELNNINPAVISYLKEAGFKRWAVSHSVKKRYNIMTSNTAESFNAAVNRARELPVTMLMEYLRSLVQRWSYKNRNLARGTFTKLTTKYDSLLRENYINSLKIEVQPSDDDIFTVTENGKPSTVNIKEKSCTCNRYQEEMIPCKHAAAVFNYKHQDPTEYCSKYFTNEEMLATYAETVYPIPKEETWEVTAEVEDVIILPPIGRIKPGRPKKRRIKGPDEQKNQNKCSRCEKYGHNRKTCRNIPKKG comes from the exons ATGGAAATTATTCAAGTGCTAATGCAACATGATGGACAATGGACAGAAGATGGAAAATATATAAACTTCAAAATAACAGGAATTTTATTGGAAATAGACTGCACATTTGAAAGTTTTATTGAATTGGTATATCAACATTTGCAAATTCAAGAGACTGACACTCAATTAGATATTCAATATCTAGTCAGTGATGATTATCCtccaatcaaaataaaagatgaaGGAAGCCTCAGATTCTATATACAGTTAAAAAGGAGTGAAATGAACTTCACAAAATATCCAATCTGCATTATATTAAATAAGCCTATCAGATTTCTGGAATCATCATCATCAGCAGCTGCAAACGATTCAATTCTAGTTCAAGAAGACGATATGACATATCTGGATGAACAGTtctttaaagaaaaagaaatgtcTTGTTCAAATTTGGATATGATTGAATATGCAAACCTTCTTTGTGACCTTCAAGAGGATCTTCCGGAAACAGATTTTAATGAAGATTATATTGCAATAAATCAAACTAATCATAAATTAGAAGAAGGAGGCATATTCACTGATAAAGAATCAGTAATATCAGAGATGAGCCTCTATGGAATATCAGATCATTTTCAATACAAG GTACAAAAATCATGCAAAAGACAGTACCGATTGAGATGTGTAGATGAATCTTGTGAATGGAAATTTTATGCGTCAAGGGTTGGAAACACAAAAATGTTTCAAGTACGAAAGTACAACAATGTTCATACATGTTCTTTGGAGATGAGAATGGGAGACCAGAAATATGTCAGCTCAAAAACAATAGCTAAAATCATCAAATCACAATTGTTggatataaaaacaatttacaCACCAAATGATATAATAAGAGACATGAGAAAGGATTACAGCATCAAATTagattattggaaagcatggaAATGTAGACAAATTGCACTAGAGCTTTTAAGAGGGAAACCAGAAGATTCATATGGTGTACTACCAAGATATCTTCACATGATAATGCAAACAAATCCAGGATCATTTGTAAGTTATAAAACAGATGTGGATGATACATTTCTCTATGCTTTCATGTCACTGAAGGCATCTATAAGTGGATGGAATCACTGTATTCCTATTATGATTGTGGATGCTACCTTTTTGAAAGGACCATATGGAGGTACTCTGTTTTCAGCATCAACTCTTGATGCAGCAG GAAAAATATTCCCTCTTGCATTTTCAATAACAGATTCAGAAAATGATGAATCATGGAATTGGTTTTTTACACACATCAAAAATGTTTTTGGTGTAAGGGAAGAAATGTGTATAATTTCAGACAGACATCAGAGCATTAAAAATGCAATAGAGAGTGTTTTTGCTGGAGAAGTTCAACATGATATTTGCATATATCATTTACTAAAAAACATGAAAAGCAAATTCAGAAGGAATCGGAAGACAATTAAAGATCTGTTCAAAGCAGCAGCAAGAGCTTATACAAAGGAAGAATTTAATACTCATATGGCAGAGCTTAACAATATAAATCCAGCAGTTATATCTTATCTCAAGGAAGCAGGATTCAAAAGGTGGGCAGTTTCACATTCTGTGAAAAAAAGATACAACATAATGACTTCAAATACGGCTGAGTCATTTAATGCAGCAGTAAATAGGGCAAGAGAATTACcagttaccatgcttatggaATACTTGAGAAGCTTGGTACAAAGATGGAGCTACAAAAACAGAAATCTTGCTAGAGGAACTTTCACAAAATTGACTACCAAATATGATTCTCTGCTAAgggaaaattatattaattccCTCAAAATCGAG GTTCAGCCATCTGATGATGACATATTTACTGTTACTGAAAATGGTAAACCCTCCACTGTTAACATCAAGGAAAAATCTTGCACATGCAACAGATATCAAGAAGAAATGATTCCATGTAAACATGCTGCTGCTGTATTCAATTACAAACATCAAGACCCAACTGAATATTGCTCAAAGTATTTCACAAATGAAGAAATGCTTGCTACATATGCAGAAACTGTATACCCGATTCCTAAAGAAGAAACATGGGAAGTCACTGCAGAGGTTGAAGATGTCATTATCTTACCTCCTATAGGAAGAATTAAACCTGGAAGaccaaaaaaaagaagaataaaaggtccagatgaacaaaaaaatcaaaataagtgCAGCCGATGTGAAAAATATGGACATAATCGTAAGACTTGTAGAAATATTCCAAAAAAAGGCTAG